The Saprospiraceae bacterium sequence CCATTGATCGGTGTCCAAACCCAAGTGAGCTTTATACCATTCTTTCATTTTATTGGGGTCTTTGCATTTAAAGAAGATACCACCGATACCTGTTACTTTTTTCATTTTAGTATTGTTTTTAAAGTGATGAGAAATACTGCTTTTTGTTGCATATCCAAGTCCAAATATGGTGACAAACGAGATGAAAAATAGAAATGTTCGCATTCATTTTTAATTTTAACAATGCAAAGATACCAGGCCATTTTAGTATAAAATTGTAAAAAATTAACCCTGAAATGAAATAAAGTTTGGAGAGCTTGCATCAATTTTATTTTTGTCTACAAAATCTGCATATTGTTTAGGTGTAATGTTGGTTGTGGATTTGAATAAATGAATAAAATGTGCCTGATCATAGAAGTTTAAGTCATAAGCTAATTTTGTCAGAGATTGTTGCGGATCTATTGACAATTTACTTAAAGCTTTATTGATAGATAGTAGTTGTAAATATTTAACGGGGCTTATACCTATATGTTTTTGATATGACTTTATTAGCGAGTTTTTAGAAATCGAGATTTTACTGCAAGTATCTTTTACATAAATTTTTTCGTCGCTATGGACTCCAAAAAGATCTAAGGATTTGGTCAAATAAGCTGGAGTATGGTCTGGATTTAGATTTTTTACCAAATAATTTTCAATAAGTGAAATTTTGTCTTTAGCAATAGTAACATTTTGTAATTGATCGATCAAACCCGCAAAAGATGTATCAAAAACCAGATCTGCTTCAATAAAACTGTAAGCAAAGTCGCTTGCGTGATATTTTGTAAATGCTTTTAATCCATTAGGTTTGAAGAGTACACCCATCATTTCGTGTTTGCCAGCACTTTTTGAGATAACCGGTCTTTTTTGGATGCCACAAATCCATGAAGTAGTGTTATTTAAGATATTGTCATACCCGGGAACATGTGAAATGGAATAATTGTCAGAAAAATTGAAAACTAATTCGTGATATAGCAGCGGAATTGTCATGGTTGTGTGCGTCAAATCATCTGCCTGACAATACCAAAATTTATCGATATACTTGCTTAAAAGTCCTGTCGGAATATGTTCAAAATATGTCATTGGTACTTAATCCTTACTGCTTTTGAAAATTTACCTGTGCAAATTTATACATTATTTGATTATGATAGCTTTTTAATATTTGGTGTTTGTTTTGGAAATTTGAGTTACCATTAACATAAGGTAGATCAAAATACCTATCACTGAAGCATACCGACTCGAATTGCACTAATACCGCCAAACTCGGAGATGATGGTCGCAGTTTCTGCCTAATTCGGCAGACAGGTGCAACTGCGATCCTTGGTATTTATGATTTTGTAATTCAATAGCAAAATGATCAGTATACATAGCCGGTTTTTTAGTAATTAGTAGATAAGGCATTAAAAATACTTAAAATAAAGCGTCGCAGTTGCATTTATCTAACCTAACAACGGTAAAATTTATCTGACCTATAACGGTCTGAAACTGCGAAGATCGGTACACTTAACTATTTTTATACATAATTTTAATAATTCTTCACCCCTCTTACAACCTTATCAACAGATTTGTAGTCATACTCATTGGAATTTAATAATCCCAAAATATGATAAGCAATCAAGTCAACTCTATCGACATCAGAATCCAATTGGCCTTCATGTGGACATCGCTGATGTTTTGTTATATCTATTGTGATTATTTTGAACTATATACCCCTGACAAAATATCAGAAATCATTGAGGGTACGAGCATGCTGAACGATCCTTGGAAATTATTTGCAGCTTCGGTGTTACTAGCTATCCCATCTATGATGATCTATCTCTCGATATCACTTCCACCAAAAATAAATAGATTATTGAACATTGGATTTGGCGTATTTTTTGCACTTTTTTTAGCGCTCATATTGACTTCGTTGGATTTTGAATGGTATAAATTCTACATGATGTTTGCAGCGATTGAAATAGTGCTGGCTGCGCTCATTGCGAGAAAAGCTTATCTTTGGCCACAAACAGAATCTTAAACATGGATCAAAGGAGATAATTGACTTACTTAACATATAATAAAGAAGCGTCACCGGAAAGTTAAGAAAATTAATCAAAAATGAGCAGACAGAATATACTGATTATCACTATTTTCTGCATTATCAAATTGACACTTCATTTGATTGCAGATGGTAATTCTGGCTTTCAAGGTGACGAGTTGCTACATATTGAAACAGGAAAGCACTTGGCTTTTGGTTATATGGAGTTTCCACCATTGATTGGGCTTTTTGCATTTATTCAAAATTTATTTGGAAGTAATTCTGTATATGTGCACCATATTTTTTCTCATTTAGCAAGTTTGATAATCATCATCTATGTTGCCAAAATAACCGTAGAGTTGGGTGGTAAAGAAAAGGCCATCATTCTTGTTCTGCTTTCTATCATCATAGCTCCAAGCTTTGGACGTTCCCAGCAACTATTTCAACCCGTTGTATTTAGCCAATTATTTTGGGTACTGGGTTTTTATCAACTGACAAGATTTGTAAAACATCCTGACAACAGAAGTCTTTGGTACTTAACATTACTTGCTGTTTTAGGCATTTCGGTTAAGTATGATGCCGTTTTTTATATATTTGGTTTATCTGCTCTTTTTTTGTTTAAAGAAACCCGACAAGCATTGGTTCAACATCGATTTTGGCAAAAGATCATAGTTGCCCTTGCACTGTTGACACCTAATTTAATTTGGCAATATTCCAACGAATATCCTGTATTTCAAATGTTTAGTCGTCTTTATGAAAAACACTTGGACCAACTTTCTCGTCTGGAAGTTATTCAGGATCTCCTCATTAGTGTCAACCCATTAACAACGCTGATGATAATAATTCCAGCAATCATTTACTCGTTCAGGAAAGAAAATAGAACAAATCTGCCTCTAATAATTGCTATCTCTTTGTCTGCTACTTTATTATCACTGACGAATGGAAAATCCTATTACTTCTATCCTATTATTTTGACAATTTTACCATTTGGTGCATTGTTTTGGGAAGAGCTGATCATTCAAAAAAGAAAATGGTTGATGTATCCTGTTTTTGCCTTGATCTTTATGGGTGTAATATTGATACCTTTCGGGATGCCAGTTTATTCATTTGACGATTATTTAAAATACGTTTACAAATTTGAAAAAAAAGACATAGAAGGCGGAAAGTATGGAATAAAATATGATGAATATTATACCAAAGAAAAATGGAAAGAAACAATGCAATTATTAAAAACTGTGCATGATAGTTTACCAATCAAAGAAAAAGAAAAAACACTTATTTGGGGCAAACATTATGGGCAAGCAGGAGCAGTAAATCTGATTGGCAGAGAATACAATTTGCCAAAAGCATTTTCTTATCACGGGAGTTTTTACAGATGGGCACCAAGAGGAGAAGAGATGCCCAGGACAATTATCGCATTAAGCTATAGAGTAGGAGACTTCTTTTTACCTTATTTTGAAGAAGTAACCCTGGTCAGAGAAATTTACAATCCATACTCTGAAAACGAAGAAGAACTGTATCAAAGAATATACATTTGTAAAAATCCTAAACAAAATTTTGACCAAATGAAGGAATTATTTAAACATAGAATTTTCGAATAAATATAGACACAATCATAGTAACATGAATCAAAGGAAACAATGGACACATCTGGTAGGTTTATGCTATCTCATTATCGTAATTTCTGGTATCATCACTCTGATGTACATTCCCAATGAACTCATAGCCTGGAAAGATCCACAATTGACCTATCAAAATATTTCGAATAATTTGTCTTTGTTTCGTATTGGTGTTTTCACAAGCATTATTTGCTACTTAGCCTACATTGCTCTGCCTTTGATATTATACAAGCTATTGTCACCTGTCCATAAAACTTTTGCTGCAGTAATGGTTATTTTAGTCCTGGTAAGCATACCCATTACTTTTTCAAATTTAGCAAACAAACTTGATATCATTTCTTTATTGACCAACCCAACACTTTCAAATTTATATACTGAAAATGAGAAAATGAATTTGACTTTCTCCTTGCTTCATAAATATGAAAATGGCATTTCTATGGCTTCGATTTTTTGGGGATTGTGGTTGTTTCCATTTGGCTGGCTGGTGTATCATAGTGGCTTTTTACCAAAGGTGTTGGGTGTCCTTTTAATGCTGGGATGTTTTGGTTATTGTGTCAATATATTTGGAGATTTATTGATAGCTGATTATGGTAAACTTGGCATTGCAAGCTTTGTTTCCATGCCTGCATCACTGGGTGAAATAGGAACTTGTCTGTGGTTATTGATTATGGGAGATAAAAAGGGAATAAACCTATCAAAAACATAAAGAAGTTGCATATTTGCAGGGTCAAATAAAACATACTTATGATGAGAAGATTATTGTACTTAGCGGTGTTTTTTATACTTATTATTGGCTGTAAGTCGTCGGACAAAAGTACGGATGTATTGCGAAAAGAAATACAACAAATAATTTCTGACAAGAAAGCCACTGTCGGTATATCCATTATTGGAAATGATGGCAAAGACACCATATCATTTAATGGAAATAAGCATTGTCCGCTACAAAGTGTGTTTAAGTTTCACATTGCATTGGCTGTTTTAGCTGAAATTGACAAAGGAAAGTTTACGTTAGACCATAAAGTGGAAGTCAAAAAAGATGAAATGTTACCTGATTTGTATAGTCCACTGAGAGATGAGCACCCTGATGGCGGCAGTTTTACGATTGCGAAGCTGATACAATATTCAGTTTCACAAAGTGATAACGTGGCATGTGATGTACTTATACGACTCATAGGAACAGCTAAAACAGTGGAAGAATACATTAAGAAACAGAATATTCCAGACATTGCTATTAATGTGAACGAAGAAGTCATGCAAGCCAAATGGGAGAATATGTTTCTAAACTGGATCACACCAAAAGCATCAAGTGAAGTGTTAAAGTTGTTCTATGAAAATAAGAACCAATTGCTATCCAAGACAAGTTATGACTTTCTATGGCAAACCATGAAGGAAACTTCTACAGGTGCAGACAGATTAAAAAGCGCATTGCCACAAAATACAGTAGTAGCGCACAAGACTGGCACTTCGGGCACAAATGCAGAAGGCCTTACACCTGCCACTAATGATATTGGTATTGTATTTTTGCCCAATGGTGATCACTTTATGATAAGCGTGTTGGTGACTGATTCTATGGAGAGTGAAGAAACCAATGCTAAAATCATAGCAGATATAGCGAAAGTGACTTATGATTTTTATAATGGCATAAAATAGTATTATTTGTTTATCCTTTAAAAAGCAGATTTTAAATCTCATATTGTCTAAAAAATAGGTTTAAAAAAATCTATTTACATCTAATGAAATAGGAGAATTCAATATTAAGTAACAAAGGTTAATTATTATAAATTTCCATTTGAAATTTGCAAAAAAAATAAATGATTTTATTCTTAGGGTAAATTTTTAAATCAAAAAATATGAAAGTCAATTTAGAACAAGAAATTTTAGACTTAAAAAAGTCTTACCATAGATTTAAGAATGTCTCTTTAGGTATTTTCTTAATTATCAACATAGGAATACTATCCCTTTCATTCTCCGAAATCAAGAGATTTGATATCATCAGAGCAAAAGGCATTGTGATTGAAGATGTCAAGGGAAAAGATAGAATACTTATTGGAGCACCGATACCACATTCAAAAGATAGAGTCAGAACAGATACAGCGAAAGTAAGAAAACATTGGGCAAGTCAGTTTGACAATCCTGACCAATACATGGGTTGGTATAGAAAGTATAAAAATTCTGCAAATGGCATCGTATTTATGAATGATAAGGGTTTTGATGAAGTCCTTGTCGGGGAAGAATTGGCAGATGCAAATGTAGGAGTCCGGATGTATAAAATTTCCGGGCTACTTGTCAATAACCAAGAAGGTTGGGAACGCATAGGAGCAGGGGTAAATACGCTTGAAAATGGTAAAACAAGACAAGGCTTTGGTGTTGATGATGAATCTGGCGAAGCTATACATATGATTACTTTTGAAGATGGCAGTAAAGCAATCATTTTAGGTGATGAGCATGGTAGTCTTCGCATAGGTATGGCTAAAAAACCAGGAGAGCTCTTGCAGAACAAGGAATCCTTCACAGGAATTAAGTATTTTAACACAGAAGGCAAACTGATTTGGGAGCAAAAAATAAATCAATAAACATAAATACCGTACTAATAAGAATTTTGCTGAATCAAGGATGTAGATCGTAAAAGGTAATTAAGTACAAATAATGAATAAACCAACTTATATCAAAATCCTTGTAGGCATCACATCATTGGCCTTAATTTTTCATATGCTGATATTGCTAAAAATCATCCCTTACGACATCACTTGGGGTGGAAGATTAAAGACAGACCAGGAGATGTATGTTTTTGAAGCATTTTCGATTCTTGTCAATTCTTTCTTCATTTACATTCTTTTACAGAAAGGAAGTTATGTTAAAAACTTCTTCAGTGAAAGGACTATCACCATTATATTGTGGATGTTTTTTGGGATATTTTGCCTAAACCGAGATTTTGAAGTTGGATTCGTTGCGAAAGCTGAAATGCCAATAAAGATTGGTACTCTCGGAGTATTTTTCCCGCAAACATAGCAGAGCTATGGTGAAGACAAAAATATGAGAAAGTGCCAATCTTTGCAGGCATTTCTGCTTGTAGTAGAGATTCAACTGCAAATTCTCGGTTAAATACCATAGGTAATTTTATTGCGAAAACAGCATTTGAAAAGACATTTGTTGTCATTACATTGATAATTGCTTACTATTGTGGAAGATTAACGGATGATATTGGTTTTAAAATTATATTTGCATCAATCTGAAGAAGAAAAATAGCTCATCAGCAAGTAATTAAAAATAAAATGTAGAAATATGAAATCATTAGAACAATACTCCATCCTTAAGTTAGCACTCATCGCCATCTTTGCCATGCACTCCATCCCAAGCATATATACAGGCGATGTATATGGCTTTGGTAAAATGTATCTCGATACGCAGGGTTTTGCGCCCTTTGGTATCTATCTGGCATGGATGATCAAGCTATCGCATATAGGTCTTATCTTCAGTATTTTGACAGATAGATTTTTGAAAGTCATGGGATGGATTACTATTGCAGTGCTTGTAGTAGGTATCATTATGGTACATTGGCCTGATGGCTGGTTTGTAGTTGGCGGCGGTCGAAATGGTATTGAGTTTAATGTGTTACTTATTGCTTGTTTACTAACGTTGATGTATCCGGAATGGCAATTTTTCAAGACAAATCAAAACTGAGTGATATACATTAGACATGATAAAATCAACTTGTGCCATAATCACCCGAAACTCACAATTTCTGTTTGTTTGCAGATAAATGCAACTGCAATACAATATTTTATGAACCAACCTATTGCCTGGCAGGTTTAGAATTCATTAGCTGGATGATGATAAGATATCAATGTGATTATGATAGTGATATAAAATCACTTTGTTGGTGCTCTGCATCCAAAGTTGTATTTGTCAAAGCATCATTCCAAAATCGATCTTTTATTTGTAGGGGTTTTTCGAAATAGAATGATAAAACTAAATACTTTTGTAGGAATTTAAGACCTTAATCCAAAAAATGCAAAATTTACTTTTTGATTATATCTCCACATACATAACTCTCACTGATGAGGAGAAAAATGCACTTACAGCTTTAGACTTATTTCATTTGTTCAAAAAGGGCGAGATATTGCTGAGAGAAGGTCAAATAACAGATAGAAGTTTTTTTGTATTAAAAGGCTGTATTAGAGTGTACTACATAATAGATGGTGAAGAAAAAACAACGGCCTTTTACACAGAAATGGAAGGCTTTAATCCACCTTGCGTACTTACAAAGACTCCATCAGAATATTATGTTTCTTGCTTGGAAGATTCATTATTGGTAATTGCAAATGAAAAAATGGGAATGGAAATGAATCAGAAGTTCCCAAAATTTGATACTATGTGCAAAAAAGTTTCAGAAGAATTATTGGCAAAGCAACAAATCAACTTTGACGAGTTCAAAACATCTTCCCCGGAACAACGATATCTAAATTTAGTTGAAAAAAGACCTGATCTCATACAAAGAGTTCCTCAACATCAAATAGCAAGTTATCTGGGTATCAAACCTCAGTCATTGAGTAGAATGAGAGCAAGGATAGTTGACAAAAGTAAGAAGTAAATATATCTTTAAAGTGGTTATAAAAATTGCATTTTCTATAGCAAAAAACGTCAGTTATTAGAACATCCTTTTATTAACTTAAGTGAACGTTAGGTACTAAACCGGGCCTTTACCTTTGCACCATTATATAATCATAAAAAATTGTAAAAAATGCAAAAGAAATTTTTAATGGTGAATCTTATTCTGATGATGACTAGTACTCTCCACATCAAAGCTCAGTATTATGGAAATGAAAGCGAATACAAAAAATATTTCGTAGGTACTTCACTATTTGTCATAATTGGTAATATAGCCGACGGCGGAAATCCTCCCAATTTTGTCCAACTCGATTTAGGTTATAGGCTTACTGGAAAAGATGTAATCAGATTTTCGCCAAAAACCTGGAAATATGCATGGCCCAACGGCATTCATCCATTTCTTAATGATGCTTATGGAAAGCCAGAAGAAAAGTTTCCTGGGTACGTACGTGAGTATGGTGTGACGGTCTCTTATCAACGATTTGTGTGGAAAGGATTATATACACAATTAGATGTAATGCCTACGCATCAAGTTTTTGTAAATGATAATAAAAAGAAAATAGATAATGGTTTCCAAATTTTTAATTCATACCGTGTGGGTTATCACATTAAGCTCTTTCATGATAGATTTTTCTTTCAACCATCGATCTGTGTGACACATCGTGCATATCATACCCAATTACCTGATGGCTTTAAACAGTTGGATGATAAATGGTCAAAATTTATCTTTCCGGAGCCTGGCTTAAATATAGGATATAACTTTTGAATTGCATGCAGTTTCACTTAAATAAAAGCTCAATAAATTGAATAGAATCCCGATGATCGTAGCACGTACGATCGTCGCTGTTTCTGCCTACTGGCAGATAAATGCAACTAAAAAGTCTATCTTTGCGTCCTTGATCAAAACATGTTAGATGGATAATTCCTTCAATCATTATATTCTTGGGGTATTTGTTTCGCTTTTTTTAGCTGTTTTGCTCTTTACGAAAAAGGGTAAAAGTACTGCCGATATTATTTTAGGTATTTGGTTGCTTGTGATTGGGTTTCATATCTGGATGTTTTCTGGATTTATCAATAATCAGATCGACAAATATCCGCATCTGTTGGGAATATCATTGATAATGCCTTTTTTACATGGCCCTTTACTCTTTTATTATATTGTAACACTTACGAAACCACAAGATTTAAATTTAAAGTTGTTTTTGACTCATGCTGCTCTTCCTGTTTTTATCTTAATTTTGGATCTTCCATTCTTTATGTTAGAAAGCGAAGCAAAGATTTTTGTTTTTAAAAATAGTGGAAAAGGCTTTGAAAATGCCGTATTGATATCGCAAATTCTATTGAGCATCTCTGGATTAATTTACTTGTTTTTGAATTTCAAATTGCTCAATGAGCATAAAAAAAGGGTTTTGGCTCAGTTTTCCAATCAAGAAAATATAAATCTCAACTGGTTGCGTATTTTGATTTATATGATGGCTGTCATTTGGATATTTATCATTTTCAGTGAAAGCGACCCGTGGATTTTCTCCTTATCCAGCATTTATGTTGTTGTGCTTGGTTATTTTGGAATTAATCAAGTGGGTATATTTACTAATAATTCTGTTGCTCTGGAATCTGTGAACAATTCTGAAGTAATAGAAGATATTGAACCTACAGAAGAAAAGAAAAAGTATGCTAAATCAGGATTAACCGAGGACGCTGCTTTTTCATTACATGAAAACTTAAAAAGCCTAATGCAGGAGAAGCAACTTTTTCAAGAAGCAGAATTGACTTTGGTCGAATTGTCCAATTATTTAAATGTTCATCCCAACTACCTATCACAAGTGATTAACGAAAAAGAAGAGGTCAATTTTTATGATTACATCAATGGACTCAGGGTGGAAGAATTTAAAAGATTATTACTATTACCTGAAAATCAAAAATATACAATCATAGCTTTGGCTTATGAATGTGGGTTTAATTCTAAATCAGCCTTCAATCGTATCTTCAAAAAACATACTAACCTATCTCCCACTGAGTATATGAAAGAACAAGGAATCAAAAACATAAAAGACTTGTAATCATTTTTTCAAAGAATTTGACCTTTTATTTTTAAAAGCATTAAATTATTTTAAGCAGTTGATAATCAGCTGTATAAAGTCACTATCTTATAAGTTGGGCCCATCAGTTTGCTTTTATAGAGTGCCAACTTACAAGGAAAAGCTTTAGTTGTCTCCATCTATATCACCTTTGCAGAAAATATTAATTTTGCATGAAAAAGGTAGTTTGGATATTCATCGTACTTCTTGCTTTATTAGTTGGAGTAGTTACTTCAATGTATTTATTTTACGGTGTCTCTGAAGGGTTTTTAGAACTCAAATCTAAAGAAGTCATAGGAAGTAATACGTGGTGGGGTTTTCTTTATACCCATATTGCCACAGGTTCTCTCGCTGTCTTAATTGGCTGGATGCAATTTAGTAAAAAGATGCAAACCAGATATACACAATGGCACCGTACGATAGGTAAAGTATACGTAGTAGCTGCATTACTCTGTGCTATTTCAGGCCTTTATATAGGCTTTTATGCCACAGGTGGCTGGGTAGCTGCAAGTGGGTTTATCTCTGTTGCTATTGTCTACTTTTATACTACATTACAGGGTTATCTGACCATAAGAAATAAACAGATTGTTGCCCACCAAAATATGATGACTTATAGTTATGCGGCATGTTTAGCAGCAGTCACATTAAGAATATATATACCACTTTCATTTGCTTTGGAAATTGAATATATTTTAGCTTATTCTATCATTGCGTGGATGTCTTGGCTACCAAATCTAGGTATTGCATGGTGGGTCAATCAAAATAGGTCAAAAAATACAAGTCAAATGCAATTTGCCTAATTGTCATAATGATGAACACTTTTATAATCAGAAATAATTTTTTTTAATTTAAATATTTTATATGTACAAAAACGTAATTTTATTTTTTGCTTTTTATTCTTTGCTCATGTCTTCTTGCACAGATGATCGTGATATCAAAGACAGTGGTAATTTAGTACCAAAAACAGTAGTAGAAGACCCTAGTCTACCTACAATCAACATCAATGGAGCAAAACTTCATGCTCAAGCTTTTGGTCATAAAGATAGCACCATAATAGTTATACTTCATGGAGGTCCAGGTGGTGATTTTAAGTATATGCTCAATTGTAAAAGCTTGGCAGATAAAGGATATCGTGTAGTTTTTTATGATCAGATTGGATCTGGATTATCTCAAAGATTTCCTTATGAATATTATACCAAATTTGAGGCTGAAGCACTTAACAAAGTCTATTATGATGAACTCAGAGGTGTAATAAATTTTTACAAACAAAATGCAAAACAGAAAGTAGTAATCTTAGGCGACTCATGGGGAGGAATAATGGCTGTAGGCTACGCTGGCAAATATCCTAATGAAATTGACGGTCTGATAGTAGGTGAACCAGGTGGCTTAAAATGGGCAGATATTGAAACCTATGTTAAAAATTCAATAGCATTTAAATTTTTTGGAGAAACATTAAATGATATAACATTTAAGGATCAGATTGTTTCAGGGAAAGAAAATCAGCATGAAATCTTGGATTATCAATGGGGCTTAACTTCTGCCAAAAATGACATAGTGGGCGAGAGAACTCCGGATATTGGTAATAATACGGTGTTTTACAAAAATACCAGGGCTGGTGCTGTAGTTTACTCTGCTATATTAGCTAATGGAGAAAAATACCAGGTTGATTTTTCTGCGGGGATAGAGCAATACAAGAAAAAAACATTATACATCTATAGCAGTGAAAATAAATCACATACGGATTCATGGGCTCAAAAAATATCTTCTGGTATCCCCAACAAAGAACTCTTCAAAGTTCAAGGTGTGGGCCACTCTGGCTTTTTTGACCAAAGAAATACCTGGATCACCATTACAGAACCAAAAGTACTTCAATTTCTGAAATCAATATAAACCAAAATTCCTAAATGCTAAAAAAAATAAAATATGAAACAATCAAAATATATCCTCCTTGTGTTAAGCCTATTTATTTTATCAAATGCTCTTAGAGCTCAAAGCATAAACTGGAATAATATAGAAACCACCAAACATATTGCCCATGCAAGTTTTGGTTTAGATTATTCTGTGGCTTATAGTCTTGGCTATGCCTACAAACTTGATAGTAAAATACCCATCTTTGTGAATGCTAATTTTTCAAAGCCTGCAGGTGAGACTATTATCGATGATTTTAAAACTAAAATTGGTGCTCAAGTTTTACTTTTAAATCAAAATTCTTTCAAAGCTGCTATCATATTCAATGGCATATACCGAAAATATGAAAATGATTTCGTGCGCCTTCAAAATTTTGGCTCTGAGTTAAAGGGCAATATTGGATATTATAAAAAGAGCTGGTTTATTGCTGCAGACGTTGGCTTTGATAAGGCCATTGTGACCCACTTTAAGCATAGTGACAAATTCAAGAAAGATGTCTATGCCGAAGTAAAAGATGGCTGGTACGAACCTGCTACTGGAGGCAATTTTAACTATGGTGGTCAAGCTGGTTTTTCGATTAGCAAATTTGATTTGACACTTTCTATTGGCAAAGTGATCGCTCAAGATTTTAAATCGGAGCCTGAGTTGCCATTTTATCTTAGTTTGGGTTTAAATGTGCGATTTTAATTTCAATTTCAAAGCCTAAATGGGGTATTTCAAGAATTTTTCCCTTGTCCTTTGGGCAGGAGGGAAAGTTTAATAAAATCATTAATGATCAATTCCATGAATTCAAAAATAAAAAAAATAAACAGTATAGTCAGCCATATTAGCTTATTATGGGTCGCTTTAATTTTTGCAAATCCCTATATTATATTGGATATAGCCAAAAATTAAATGATAAGCCTGTTATGGTGATTGAACAAT is a genomic window containing:
- a CDS encoding alpha/beta hydrolase, with product MYKNVILFFAFYSLLMSSCTDDRDIKDSGNLVPKTVVEDPSLPTININGAKLHAQAFGHKDSTIIVILHGGPGGDFKYMLNCKSLADKGYRVVFYDQIGSGLSQRFPYEYYTKFEAEALNKVYYDELRGVINFYKQNAKQKVVILGDSWGGIMAVGYAGKYPNEIDGLIVGEPGGLKWADIETYVKNSIAFKFFGETLNDITFKDQIVSGKENQHEILDYQWGLTSAKNDIVGERTPDIGNNTVFYKNTRAGAVVYSAILANGEKYQVDFSAGIEQYKKKTLYIYSSENKSHTDSWAQKISSGIPNKELFKVQGVGHSGFFDQRNTWITITEPKVLQFLKSI